Within the Carassius gibelio isolate Cgi1373 ecotype wild population from Czech Republic chromosome B15, carGib1.2-hapl.c, whole genome shotgun sequence genome, the region GGTCTATTTTGAATAACGTTAAACAACACCATCTGTCGGAAAACTAGCAACAGCgcatgtgttagattagtttctATGGTAACGTTTGAGTTTCGAAAGGACGAAAAGCTTGTCCTGGAGTGACCAACGCTTTTACAAATAATTGTCgtgtaagacttttttttacattaatattccaAGCATTTGTTACTAAATAGTGTTTCGGTTTAAACATCCGTCTAACGTTACTTCTAAACAGTTTTCATATTAACCATTCAGCAACGTGAGTAACATTACACTTGGATACTTAACTAGCATTTCGTTTAGTTGTTACAGTAATTCGGGCCGTTTTGAGCATGGACATCGCTGGCTATGATAATAAGGCAGCTCTGCAGCAGATGAATCAGTTTTGGTCGATGTTAGATGACATGTCTCAGAATAATCCGGAGGAGTACAGGAGCTTCATTGAACGGCAGTTACGGGAGGGAGCGGAGTTTCACACCCCGCCGGAGCCGCACGCCTGCATCCGGGCTCCTCTTCTGGTAAACACCTTCCACCTTTGATCAGACTCTGTTATGACTTATATTATagagccaaacaaacaaaaataccaCTACAGGTGTATGAGAGCAGTTTAAGAGGCAGTATTATTTGATTTGATGGCACAAACATGCTTGTCGCATAGTTAATAGTTTGaaataatttctgaaaaaaaagaccTTTTCTCTTATTACTTTTTTTAGGGACCAAAGGAAGGAATACTGTACATTAACATGTGCGGTTGGAAACGTGTACCAGTGCCCACATCTCACAGTGATCCTGTTCCTGTGTGTGGAGGACGATTGCAGACAGTGACTGAGGAGAAAGGTGGAAAAATCTCACTCTTaacaattcaaattattaaatgctttcaaattattttctttcCAAACAAAAGATTCAATTTTTAGGTGGCATTTGTTCCATGCATTGGTTCATATTCCAGTCTAAGTAACTCACCGACTAACCTACATGATTTTTTCCCTTTGATGAATCTCCTTAGACTTGATTCTTATATTAATATCTAATCTCCTGTGTGTTTTACAGAGCAATACAGTGTCGTTGATGTTGCCTTCAACCCTGAGGTTCTGCAGACGGCAGAGAAAGACAAACATGAGAAAGAGACGCTTCACCTTCTTGCTCTGAACTTCATCCAGCAGCAGCATAATCTGAATCTGTCCCAGAGCTACAAACTCACCAAAGACAAAATCAAAGGCAGAATTCAGGATTTGAAGCAGCGTCTCATGTCACCACAAATGTGCAAATCTTCTGACAAAAACCCACAACCTGAACCgggtaaaataaatacttttaaaacctgTAAAACAGAGCTTCATCCCATACTGGAGTGATTTTGAGGATTGCAGTGCAACATTGAGTGATTCTACCTCTCTTTGTGTAGCCCCTTCACTCCTACAGCAGATCTCCTCACTGCAGCTGGCTGAGAGTAATGAGGACTCAAGCATCCAGCTGAACATAGAGCGGGAGAATAAACCAGCGCGATCCGGTCTCATTGAGGTGATCTCCAGCACAGAATCAGACCAGTCACAGCCACAACAACCCCAGCATCATCTCACAGTCTGTCCTGATGGAAGCAGCTCATCTAGGAGCCTGCAGCTGAACGTTGAGCTTCCTGGAGTGAGATCTGTGTCACAGTGCCAGCTCAGCATCTCTCAGGTCAGCATTCCCAGTATTTCAACTGTGTagggttttaatttaatttaatattattttatctgtttttgtTAACTAAATTGGATTTTCCACAGTTCTTCAAAGTTTTTCTTTGTGCTGTGGATTCAATAAGGGGTTGGTTTTTATTATTTAGGATGATATTCTCCTGGAAGTAGAAGACCTTTATTATCTTCATCTGCGGTTTCCTGAGTCAGTCAAGGAGGAGACATGCACTGCAACGTTTAATAAGAAGAAACAAATTCTAAATGTTACAGTGGCTGTGTTATGAGAATAATTATTTATCCAGAAACTGAGAATGTAAACACTATAGTTGTTCCATGTTattgctgtcaaaataaaattattattaatttaaataattgtttgatGTTACGATTATTCAAAATctctcattttaaaatgaatttagacATTACAGCAGTTTAAATTACATTATGAAAATTTGAATAagctaaattaaaaaagaaaaacattaattaatcatCCAAtaccaaaagagtctcaatacaATACACAAAAAGCCTCCATCTGTGCACAGGATGCTTTAATAAAAGGAGGACAAGTGTCAActgcatttgcatttacaataCACCAAACACTGCGAAAAGACATGCAAACTTGATAGGAAAGGTACAATCATTTTCAAAAGGAATATTTCAATATGTTCAAATGTTACAAATTTTTACAAACAAAGTGGTGCCTGATTTTTACCACCCCTTATTTTCCAATAATAGTCAAGAAAGGTTGACATACATTTTAGTGAAAAATATATTAACGTGAATGTGTGGAGATTTTTGATTATATGTtctcttaaaatgacatttttttctgGCAGGACAGTACATGCACACAATGTGTGACATGCTTGCCACAGTTTGGCAATAATGCAACGTTTATTATTCGTCACTGCACAAGACACAAACAGTTTTAAATAATCTTCTTTTCTTATAACTTATTCTTAGTCTTGTCACATCACAATGGCATTGCTGACATACATACTAGCTTTTGCTAAACAAAATGTAccgtaacattttttttataacattaaaaaCCATTCTTTTTTCATTCTTCAAAATTTTACAAACACGTGACGGCTGTAATGACATAGTGAACTGGTTCAGTGAGATTCACAGTTAGGACAGGACAAAGGCTTCAGAGTATTGCAGGGATGAGGTATATGTAGGGTAAAACATACATTCGGAATAGGTCAAACCCTCATGCTCTTATCTCCCCTCTCCATGATCCTCCTCCACCCATGCGACGATCTTCCCTTCCCATCCAGGAATAACAGCATCGTCCTGAAACACCTGAAAGATGCCACATATTTAGAgaaaataaatactgatatgttgGAATATTGAATTACTCATGATTGGTTGTGATTTTACCTCTTCCTTCACCGTTCCAAACTCTGGATCCAGAGATTTGAAGTGATATCTAAAAAAGCCATGTCTATCCACAGCCGCCTTGAAGTCCTGTAGTGTAACCTCCCCCAGCCTATCGATACATAGTTCATATTTAGATCAGGAGACTTGTGGATTAAATCTCTATACAGTGATGCTATGATGTCATTATGTATGTCACCTCTTAGGGATGTTGACTAGGAAGGGTGTGAGAGAGCGATCTGTGTAGTAGAGTACTTTGGTTGAGGCTGCCGCACTGAGAACAGGGCTACTGTGAGAATGAGCAATCTCTGGGAAAACAATAAcgaaaacagaaaacagataaaGGTTACAGAAAAGACATTAATTGGTCTAAAAAGTGCATGAATTTCTTGCAGAATACCATTATAGCGACCTACTTGAACTTGATGGCCATGATTCTCGGTCTGTGTGATTGGCTTTTCGTCCAGGAGACCTGGCTGAACCCTGTGGTGGTACAAAAGTTTgtaaagttggcatgaaatgaaaattcatctTAACTGTATGTTATATAAATTGTGAACAATTAATCAAtccatatatttcaaatattttgaccTTGTAATTTTTGTTCAAAAATAACTGAAACGACAGACTTTTTCCTGgtgatgtactgtatgcatgACTTCTCAAAAGACTTTAGATATAAAAAgttgtaatatattaatattatattatgtaatataaaaatcatgtaatatattaggcatatattcttttatatatttatttcttccaatatattgcaatatattgaaagcggcaatcatttgtatattttgcaatatattatataatatatgtatcatcaatatattattaaatgtattcaaatatataaaatgttagaaaataaaaaggtaaaataatatattacaatatatcacaatatattttaagaaatatattggtaaatatattttcctttcttaaGGGCACCAACAAATCCCGCTGGCACCAAGACTCGAACCTGCGACCTTCAaattacaagtccaactctcaaaccattaggccacagctgccccaaagAAAAGTACGTCATTGAAAAAGATATTTTCGAAACTCTGAATCAGTTAAACCATTGTGTCACAAAATGATTTACTGTTTCAAAGCACTCCAATTGGATTGCTTATTGTGAATCAGTTGTTGCAAATCAAGATTTCAAAGCACTttgcatgaatcatttgattcagattgggacagATTCGGCGCACGTATCACAAACgattttatttaaatcagaacTTTGTAGCGGGTTCACAAATATTTTGATTCATATTGGAACTTTGTGAATCATTTTGCGAAGTTAAAGATTTGTGAAAAGCTCCAAACTGTTATTATGGTTTGCAAAGCATTTGATTTAGATCAGAACttagcaaatatttttttttattcagatcggaACATTGGAGCTttgatcgcaaatcatttgatttagatcggTATTtcagagtgtgtttgtgaatcATGATGCATAGAACAATGTCCCTGTATTATACTTCACAATTATATGGACTTCacaatacaaaagaaaatatctGCTGCTACTTCCATTTCATAGCAACTTTAATGCATATTGACTGTAATGCAGGATTGGATACAGTGTAAAGTTTTGCTTGCCTTTCTCTCCTGCCTTTTCTTGTTCTCTGTGGTGTGGAGGCGGTCCATCAGACTGGCTACACCCTGCTCCAGTGTGTCCAGTGTGTGGTGCTGTGGGTCATGACCACTGAAACTGTCCCTCAGACTGCGCAGAGCATCGCGCACCAGCTGTAGCTCATCCCCCTGATGCACACATCCAGCCAGAACCAGTGAACAAACAATACGCACATTTATAACAAATTAAGCAAACTCTTTTTAATTTGAAGAATGCCATGACTCACCATTCTGTGTTGGAAGACAGCAGAGGATGTGTCCATCATGTGACTATAGCCATTATTCTCACATCCTGACAACTAGAGCAGACACTTTGGCATTGTTAACATAGAACACATCAAATTTACTAATTACAGTAATCCACATTTGATGGGAATCAGGGAATGTCTAAGAAATGAGAAGCTAAAAAAAATAGGAATGTAAGGAGACTGTTGGTGTGCTTTGCCACTCTCTAGTGGAGTAAATTACAGCTACAGAGCATTTAtgcattattacaataataataataaataaaaaaaattggtaggatgtactgtacatatattgCATAAATAGGCCCCATTTTGCATTAGAATTTCATTCAGTTACCCTATGATAGCTTTCACTGATCCTGCGCAGTGCATCATCCAGTTTTGACTGCTGCTGCTGAAGAAGTCTGTCTTTCTGCCCGAGTTCTTTCTACAGAGACAAGTGCATGTGACAGAAAAAGTATTTACATGAATGTACTATATACTAGACCAGCGAGTTGCACAAAAAATTGCAGCAAAACCTGCAgagaactaacatgaacaataaatGGATTCAAGCATATGATAAGGATTAATTTGCCTACTTTGTATTCACTCAGCAATCTGTTTCGTTCACTCAGTTTCCTTTCTAGTTccacctaaaaaaaaagaaaactaaattaaCCTTTATATATTTGACACATATTTAAAGAAGAATCAAATGcatttgcatgtattttttttttttttttttttttgtaacatagtTGAATGGTCAGACTCACATTCTGTCCCTCCAGCTCATCTCTGGCCATGCTGGATCTGAGCAGCTCCTGTTTGAGCTGCAGCACTGAGTCCTCCTGAACAGACATTCTCTGCTGCAAGGCATCCTGGGTAGACAGATGGACACACGAACAAACCTTAATTATCCCAAATGGCAATAAATCTGGTGTACAATGCAAAAGCTAATGATGAAATGAAAGAACTGAATAAATATCCAAACTTCtataatatacatgtaaaaatagaaatgaatctctagttttaatttttacaaacacaagcaatttaaaaaatacaaacacacacatacattttatagAGTATATAAACGTTACAATAATTTTCACATGGTCTCACCTTAATAGCCTGCAGATTACGTGCCTCCTGTTTGTATCTTAAAAGTTCTCtctgcaaataaaataaacacattacaaCTCTTGTTCAATACACATACTGCAGTAtgtttagctttttaaaatatctatctatctatctatctatctatctatctgtctgtctgtctgtctgtctgtctgtctgtctgtctgtctgtctatctatctatctatctatctatctatctattatattCATCagtaatttttgattattatcattAAGAAATTTTTCAGAATTTTAATATACCTTCAGATCTAAAGACTCCTCCATACTCTGATCCAGACGACTGCGGATCAAAATCTTCAACAGCAGGATAAAACAAATATGTCATTCCCATAATAGACTGTAAATGAGACATGCACGGTTTCTTACATTATTCCTAGGAAAGCACAGAAAATCAGAATGATGGATTACCAGCTGTTGCTCTGAGCTGGTACTGTCTCCAAAGCTCAGAGTAGATGTTTGCTCGTCCTCGGGGAGAGACCCATGCAGCAGTAAGGCCTGAATGAAGACGTGTACTGTAGTGAGCATCAGGTTTCTAAAGCACTGAGGTATTGTGAGTAAAACTAGACCACCGGCTGTGAACATATGCAGTTGAACCAAGAGTCACCCAGACAACAGACATCAGGTGATCAGCCTCAGATGCTGTTTGATGATTTGACTAACcggcttcttttttttaaagctgatatCTTCCTTATAGGTCTTCTTATTTTCTGGATTTTTATGTCTCTTCTAGCTGCATTAGACCTATAAGATGTCTGTCTGCACATAGCTTGGATGGTCTCTCCTGGGAACGATGGATCCAATGCAGTCCTTGTGATTTCTTTTAGCATATGTATAATTTCACATGAGCAAAACACCCATATAAATGTGTACAATTAACTCACCTGAAGCCTTGTCACCATTTTCCTGGTCTCCTGCATCTCCTTCTCCAGCTGTTCCTGCTGGGCACATAGCTGTTCCTCCCATGTGCTGCTTTCCtctttcccagcatgctctgGGCCAGGAGACGGCTCGGTGGCTGAGGATTTCACTACATCCTCTTCAAAGGAAACAAATACAACGAAAC harbors:
- the dixdc1a gene encoding dixin-A — translated: MGAKQMKCLSSSSPAHTPKEEYIIAKSEDSGEIVGNHTEQPQSLEDVVKSSATEPSPGPEHAGKEESSTWEEQLCAQQEQLEKEMQETRKMVTRLQALLLHGSLPEDEQTSTLSFGDSTSSEQQLILIRSRLDQSMEESLDLKRELLRYKQEARNLQAIKDALQQRMSVQEDSVLQLKQELLRSSMARDELEGQNVELERKLSERNRLLSEYKKELGQKDRLLQQQQSKLDDALRRISESYHRLSGCENNGYSHMMDTSSAVFQHRMGDELQLVRDALRSLRDSFSGHDPQHHTLDTLEQGVASLMDRLHTTENKKRQERKGSARSPGRKANHTDRESWPSSSKIAHSHSSPVLSAAASTKVLYYTDRSLTPFLVNIPKRLGEVTLQDFKAAVDRHGFFRYHFKSLDPEFGTVKEEVFQDDAVIPGWEGKIVAWVEEDHGEGR
- the pih1d2 gene encoding PIH1 domain-containing protein 2; this translates as MDIAGYDNKAALQQMNQFWSMLDDMSQNNPEEYRSFIERQLREGAEFHTPPEPHACIRAPLLGPKEGILYINMCGWKRVPVPTSHSDPVPVCGGRLQTVTEEKEQYSVVDVAFNPEVLQTAEKDKHEKETLHLLALNFIQQQHNLNLSQSYKLTKDKIKGRIQDLKQRLMSPQMCKSSDKNPQPEPAPSLLQQISSLQLAESNEDSSIQLNIERENKPARSGLIEVISSTESDQSQPQQPQHHLTVCPDGSSSSRSLQLNVELPGVRSVSQCQLSISQDDILLEVEDLYYLHLRFPESVKEETCTATFNKKKQILNVTVAVL